The proteins below come from a single Remersonia thermophila strain ATCC 22073 chromosome 4, whole genome shotgun sequence genomic window:
- a CDS encoding mitochondrial 37S ribosomal protein bS1m has protein sequence MATSSRTLSPGGALLRASRMFSLPAPIPPPPSNNPASPHHSETATTAYPTHQVITTLPSARKQGDWGLKRPLPLKSTTRTTHPLLRIKAIDTVEQITDFSSGADHAITLRKFQELGLPVTSQRTAAGDSAASSVNKMYLPQKSAFEDELDVTDVPPEKRTENLEMRWKFSGPWLAGMPPGEFQRWLAREVRPKRAAFREFLRGKIASELNEAAATAALDKAEPAPAPIDASSVTEDQVVDFLRRMRYDKQPIYDLVGEFLDLAPLKPPTLVQTGLPEQTPIKLEYKDVNSPYAEHGPPVTHPSAGLSYLRTSMYMENHPLYGPQKEHAPVVARVLRPRQNRLGTRAKLGVAGFVVDSGHCGDAKANQKAESSMSILNPDVVGGHKLWVQPRQAYVDSTGHVMLTVSDASQESVLVAQELVGDAVVLGTSKRSQPQQRAETALDLRNRYKARPTSSAPALSSAQDYGLKP, from the coding sequence ATggcgacgtcgagcaggACATTGTCGCCCGGaggcgccctcctccgggcGTCGCGCATGTTCTCGCTCCCCGCTCCGATCCCTCCGCCCCCGAGCAACAACCCGGCGTCCCCCCACCACtccgagacggcgacgacggcctaCCCGACGCACCAGGTCATCACGACGCTCCCCTCGGCGCGAAAGCAGGGCGATTGGGGCTTGAAgcggccgctcccgctcaAGTCCACGACCCGCACGACGCATCCGCTGCTCcgcatcaaggccatcgacacGGTCGAGCAGATTACCGATTTTtcctcgggcgccgaccATGCCATCACCCTGCGCAAGTTCCAAGAACTGGGCCTGCCCGTCACCTCGCAGcggaccgccgccggggatagcgccgcctcgagcgtgAACAAGATGTACCTGCCGCAAAAGAGCGCcttcgaggacgagctcgacgtcaCCGACGTCCCGCCCGAGAAGCGCACCGAGAACCTCGAGATGCGGTGGAAGTTTAGCGggccctggctggccggcatGCCGCCGGGCGAGTTCCAGCGGTGGCTGGCTCGCGAGGTCCGCCCCAAGCGGGCCGCCTTCCGCGAGTTCCTCCGCGGCAAGATCGCCAGCGAGCTgaacgaggcggccgccacggcggccctcgacaaggcggagccggcgccggcgcccatcGACGCGAGCTCGGTGACCGAGGACCAGGTCGTCGACTTTTTGCGCCGCATGCGCTACGACAAGCAGCCCATCTACGACCTGGTGGGCGAGTTCCTCGACCTGGCGCCGCTCAAGCCGCCGACCCTCGTCCAGACGGGCCTCCCCGAGCAGACCCCGATCAAGCTCGAGTACAAGGACGTCAACAGCCCGTATGCCGAGCACGGCCCGCCCGTCACGcacccctcggccggcctctCGTACCTGCGCACCTCCATGTACATGGAGAACCACCCCCTCTACGGGCCCCAGAAGGAGCACGCGCCCGTCGTGGCGCGCGTCCTCCGGCCCCGCCAGAACCGGCTGGGGACCCGGGCCAAGCTGGGCGTCGCGGGCTTCGTGGTCGACTCGGGCCACTgcggcgacgccaaggccaaccaAAAGGCGGAGAGCAGCATGTCGATCCTGAACCcggacgtcgtcggcggccacaAGCTCTGGGTGCAGCCGCGGCAGGCCTACGTGGATTCCACCGGCCACGTCATGCTCACCGTCAGCGACGCGTCCCAGGAGTCGGTGCTGGTGGCCCAGGAGCTggtgggcgacgccgtcgtgctcggcaCCAGCAAGAGGTCGCAGccccagcagcgcgccgagacggccctGGACCTGAGGAACAGGTACAAGGCCCGgcccacctcgtcggcgccggccctgTCCAGCGCGCAGGATTACGGGTTGAAGCCgtga
- a CDS encoding 40S ribosomal protein eS17, whose protein sequence is MGRVRTKTVKKSAKVIIERYYPRLTLDFETNKRVCDEIAIIASKRLRNKIAGYTTHLMKRIQRGPVRGISFKLQEEERERKDQYVPEVSALDFSEAGALDVDTETKDLLKHLGFDSIPVNVVPVTQSPVVERGGRRFGDRPRRD, encoded by the exons ATGGGTCGCGTTCGCACCAAGACCGTCAAGAAGTCCGCCAAGGTCATCATCGAGCGGTACTACCCCAGGCTTACCCTCGACTTCGAGACCAACAAGCGTGTCTGCGATGAGATTGCCATCATCGCCTCGAAGCGCCTGCGCAACAAG ATTGCCGGCTACACCACGCACCTCATGAAGCGCATCCAGCGCGGTCCCGTCCGCGGCATCTCGTTCAAGctccaggaggaggagcgcgagcgcaagGACCAATACGTCCCCGAGGTTTCGGCCCTCGACTTCTCCGAGGCCGGCGCTCTCGACGTCGACACCGAGACCAAGGACCTGCTCAAGCACCTTGGC TTCGACTCGATCCCCGTCAACGTTGTCCCCGTCACCCAGAGCCCCGttgtcgagcgcggcggccgccgcttcggcgaccgtcctcgccgcgacTAA